A single genomic interval of Patescibacteria group bacterium harbors:
- a CDS encoding ABC transporter permease — MLIYDLFQESFLALSSNKIRSSLTILGIVIGVASVIAMVSIGQGSQASIESSIQSIGSNLIMVMPGAQRGFGGGASSARGSAQSLKQADADAIKKEVVSVKAVAPDLSQRYQITAKGTNSNTSVDGVTAAYAEVRSVKIEQGSFITDQNNSGLSKVAVLGPTTRDDLFGANAANVIGQAIKINKIEFKVIGITQAKGGSGFSNQDDIIYIPLSTMQRYLAGADYVSTISIEAENSDDMATVQEQVNSLLMARHKISDASSVDFNILNQSDIVATASSVTGTLTMLLAAIAGISLIVGGIGIMNMMLTTVTERTKEIGLRKAIGASRQDISSQFLVEAIMLTLLGGIIGISLGWLISLAVSSFAGLATVVSTMSIILAFGVSAAIGLIFGYYPARRASKLNPIEALRFE; from the coding sequence ATGTTGATTTACGATTTATTCCAAGAAAGTTTTCTGGCTTTATCAAGCAATAAAATTAGGTCAAGCCTGACTATTTTAGGCATAGTTATCGGCGTGGCTTCGGTTATCGCCATGGTTTCCATCGGCCAGGGTTCTCAAGCCTCAATTGAGTCCAGCATCCAATCCATCGGTTCAAATTTGATTATGGTTATGCCGGGCGCCCAGCGCGGTTTCGGCGGCGGCGCCAGCTCGGCTCGAGGCAGCGCCCAATCTTTAAAGCAGGCTGACGCTGACGCTATTAAAAAAGAAGTTGTTTCAGTTAAAGCGGTTGCTCCGGATTTATCCCAAAGATATCAGATCACGGCTAAAGGCACTAATAGCAATACTTCGGTTGACGGCGTGACTGCCGCTTACGCGGAAGTCAGAAGCGTAAAGATAGAGCAAGGCTCATTTATAACCGATCAAAATAATTCCGGTTTATCTAAGGTCGCGGTTTTAGGCCCGACTACGCGCGATGATCTGTTCGGCGCCAATGCCGCCAATGTAATCGGTCAGGCGATTAAAATTAATAAAATTGAATTTAAGGTTATCGGCATTACGCAAGCTAAGGGCGGCAGCGGTTTCTCCAACCAAGATGATATAATTTATATACCTTTATCCACTATGCAGAGATATTTAGCCGGCGCCGATTATGTTTCCACTATCAGCATTGAGGCTGAAAATTCCGATGACATGGCTACGGTTCAAGAGCAGGTTAACAGTTTGCTTATGGCCAGGCATAAAATTTCCGATGCGTCGTCGGTTGATTTTAATATTTTAAACCAATCGGATATCGTGGCCACGGCTTCAAGCGTTACCGGCACTCTTACTATGCTGCTCGCCGCTATCGCCGGGATTTCTTTGATCGTCGGCGGTATCGGCATTATGAATATGATGCTGACGACCGTTACCGAGCGGACCAAAGAAATCGGCTTGCGCAAAGCCATCGGCGCGTCCAGGCAGGATATTAGCAGCCAATTTTTAGTTGAAGCCATTATGCTGACGTTATTGGGCGGCATTATTGGCATTTCTCTGGGTTGGCTGATTTCTTTGGCCGTATCCAGTTTTGCCGGTTTAGCTACTGTGGTTTCGACGATGTCGATTATTTTAGCTTTTGGCGTGTCGGCGGCTATCGGTTTGATTTTCGGCTATTATCCGGCCCGCCGGGCGTCAAAATTAAATCCGATTGAAGCTTTAAGGTTTGAATAA
- the rplK gene encoding 50S ribosomal protein L11: MAKKILTKIKLQIPAGQANPAPPVGPALGQHGLNIAQFCQAFNEKTKDKMGDITPVEITVFEDRTYTFILKTPPASELIKKLAKIPKGSGKPLTEKVGSITKAQLKEIAEIKMPDLNANDIEAAMKIIAGTARQMGVEIK; encoded by the coding sequence ATGGCCAAGAAAATATTAACCAAAATAAAATTGCAAATTCCGGCCGGCCAGGCTAATCCCGCGCCTCCGGTAGGTCCGGCTTTAGGCCAGCACGGCTTAAATATCGCGCAATTCTGCCAAGCTTTCAACGAAAAAACCAAAGATAAAATGGGCGATATCACGCCGGTGGAAATTACTGTTTTTGAAGATAGAACTTATACTTTTATCCTAAAAACTCCTCCAGCTTCGGAATTAATCAAAAAATTGGCAAAAATCCCCAAAGGCTCGGGCAAGCCTTTAACGGAAAAAGTCGGTTCAATCACCAAGGCCCAGCTTAAAGAAATCGCCGAGATTAAAATGCCCGACCTTAACGCCAATGATATTGAAGCGGCCATGAAAATTATCGCCGGCACGGCCAGGCAGATGGGCGTAGAAATAAAATAA
- a CDS encoding ATP-dependent Clp protease ATP-binding subunit has translation MPEENKKSKIQFIVCDFCAGAGKSGSGSACKNCSGAGVIAFYAGRFFYWNLLISVPAIKLRHLKNGLNLVVNSLAYILGLAGLMALAYWVWRASEHTQTLEAFSFWRVKSPLILTFWISLLADMFVIYRLSQAEAARRKITKPKYDQTAKYNSPNNWSEFNKVKGKYKVEVSSGFSLSALKAIEQAFNLADYAKHGRVRPIHLFFSLLKDRGVAAIFSRLNIDSAKLIAKLKNQLLALEAGNEQTVIAAEVKEIFFESYISALNSGQKRVEPAHFILPILARDKNLSELLYDLDIDHDKINNVIQWFIIGERLMDNYRLYRKASRFKPATSMDRAYTAVATPILNHFAYDLTLAAKWGRLELCVGREDEVKEIFQILESGKNGVLLSGPAGVGKKMIIGQIAKAMVEEDVPKMLRDKRLLELDITRLLSGASAAKAEERLLVIIDEVARAGNIILYINDIENLMGITAGGEESFELSEVLVSAVGRHNLICLASASQDNYAKYIENKPLGNIMAKVEVEEPDNNLAIQMLESKIGFYEAKYKVYFTYSSIAKAVELSAKYIYDKYLPAKAVDILEAIAVKVSKTKGLNSLVDVEDVAEIISQKTKIPLTKITEKESEVLLNLEEKIHNRMIGQAEAVNMVAASLRRARTELREQKRPIANFLFLGPTGVGKTELAKTVAEVYFGDEDYMVRLDMSEYQRPESIEKMIGSPDGILGYLTEAVRKAPFSLILLDELEKAHPEILNLFLQVMDDGRLTDGSGRTIDFTNSIIIATSNIGAVYIQDQIKAGAALEQIKQSLINDQLNKYLKPELINRFDGVIVFKPLEILEVESIAKLMLNKVRKMLEAKGIGLECDEAGIKKIAALGFDPKFGARPLRRLIQEKIENEIANKVLADGLKRRDTVVIDGEVKISVKKGREL, from the coding sequence ATGCCCGAAGAAAATAAAAAATCAAAAATTCAATTTATAGTTTGCGACTTCTGCGCCGGCGCCGGCAAGTCGGGCTCCGGTTCGGCTTGCAAAAATTGCTCCGGCGCGGGCGTGATAGCTTTTTACGCCGGCAGATTTTTTTATTGGAATCTGCTTATAAGCGTCCCGGCCATAAAATTGCGGCATTTAAAAAATGGCTTAAATTTAGTTGTGAATTCATTGGCCTATATTTTAGGCTTAGCCGGCTTAATGGCTTTAGCTTATTGGGTTTGGCGAGCGAGCGAACATACGCAGACCCTGGAAGCTTTTTCTTTTTGGCGCGTGAAAAGCCCGCTGATTTTAACTTTTTGGATCAGCTTATTGGCTGATATGTTTGTAATTTACCGCTTAAGCCAAGCGGAAGCGGCGCGGCGGAAGATAACCAAGCCTAAGTATGATCAAACGGCAAAATATAATTCTCCGAATAATTGGTCTGAATTTAATAAAGTAAAGGGCAAATATAAAGTTGAAGTTTCCAGCGGTTTCAGCCTGTCCGCGCTTAAGGCGATTGAGCAAGCTTTTAATTTGGCCGATTACGCTAAGCATGGCCGGGTCAGGCCGATCCATTTATTTTTTAGTTTACTTAAAGACAGGGGGGTGGCGGCGATTTTTTCCCGACTGAATATTGATTCGGCTAAGCTAATCGCTAAATTAAAAAACCAATTATTGGCTTTAGAGGCGGGAAACGAACAAACCGTGATAGCGGCGGAAGTTAAAGAGATTTTTTTTGAAAGCTATATCAGCGCTTTGAATTCCGGGCAAAAAAGGGTAGAGCCGGCTCATTTTATTTTGCCGATTTTAGCCCGGGATAAAAATTTAAGCGAGTTGCTTTACGATCTGGATATTGACCATGATAAAATAAATAATGTTATCCAATGGTTTATTATCGGCGAGCGTTTGATGGATAATTACCGCCTGTACCGCAAAGCTTCGCGTTTTAAGCCGGCGACTTCTATGGACCGCGCTTATACGGCCGTGGCCACGCCGATCTTAAACCATTTCGCTTATGATTTGACTTTGGCCGCTAAATGGGGCCGGCTGGAATTATGCGTTGGCAGGGAAGATGAAGTTAAAGAAATTTTTCAAATTTTAGAAAGCGGTAAAAATGGAGTTTTGCTTTCCGGCCCGGCGGGCGTTGGTAAAAAAATGATTATCGGGCAAATCGCCAAAGCCATGGTGGAGGAAGACGTGCCGAAAATGCTAAGAGACAAACGGCTTTTGGAATTAGACATAACGCGCCTCTTAAGCGGAGCCTCGGCGGCCAAAGCCGAAGAAAGGCTTTTGGTAATAATTGATGAAGTGGCCCGCGCCGGCAATATTATTTTATATATTAATGATATTGAAAATTTAATGGGCATTACGGCCGGCGGCGAAGAGAGTTTTGAGCTGTCGGAAGTTTTAGTTAGCGCCGTTGGCCGGCATAATCTTATTTGTCTGGCTAGCGCCAGCCAGGATAATTATGCCAAATATATTGAGAATAAACCCTTAGGCAATATCATGGCTAAAGTGGAAGTCGAAGAACCGGATAATAATTTAGCCATTCAGATGCTGGAAAGCAAGATCGGATTTTACGAAGCCAAATATAAAGTTTATTTTACCTATTCAAGCATCGCTAAGGCCGTGGAATTATCGGCTAAATATATTTATGATAAATATTTGCCGGCTAAAGCGGTTGATATTTTAGAAGCCATCGCGGTTAAAGTTTCTAAAACCAAAGGCCTAAACAGCCTGGTTGATGTTGAAGACGTGGCGGAAATTATCAGCCAAAAAACGAAAATCCCTTTGACGAAAATTACCGAGAAAGAAAGCGAAGTTCTGCTTAATTTGGAAGAAAAAATACATAACCGCATGATTGGGCAGGCCGAAGCCGTTAATATGGTGGCGGCGAGTTTAAGGCGGGCGCGCACCGAGTTAAGAGAGCAAAAGCGGCCGATCGCCAATTTTCTATTTTTAGGACCGACCGGAGTCGGTAAAACCGAATTGGCTAAAACCGTGGCCGAAGTTTATTTCGGCGACGAGGATTATATGGTTAGGCTGGACATGAGCGAATACCAGCGGCCGGAGTCAATAGAAAAAATGATCGGTTCGCCGGACGGAATTTTAGGCTATTTAACCGAGGCCGTGCGTAAAGCGCCGTTTTCTTTGATATTGTTGGATGAGCTGGAAAAAGCGCATCCGGAAATTTTAAATTTATTTTTGCAAGTTATGGACGACGGCCGCTTAACCGACGGATCGGGCCGGACGATTGATTTTACTAATAGCATTATTATCGCCACTTCCAATATCGGCGCGGTTTATATCCAGGACCAAATTAAGGCCGGCGCCGCTTTAGAGCAAATAAAGCAATCGCTCATAAACGATCAGCTTAACAAATATTTAAAGCCGGAATTAATAAATCGTTTTGACGGCGTAATCGTCTTTAAGCCGCTGGAGATTTTGGAAGTTGAAAGCATTGCTAAACTGATGCTAAATAAAGTTAGAAAAATGCTGGAAGCCAAAGGCATCGGCTTGGAGTGCGATGAAGCCGGTATAAAAAAAATCGCCGCTTTAGGCTTTGACCCTAAATTCGGCGCTCGGCCTTTAAGGCGTTTGATTCAGGAAAAAATTGAAAACGAAATCGCCAATAAAGTTTTGGCCGACGGGCTTAAAAGAAGGGATACGGTAGTGATTGACGGCGAAGTTAAAATCAGCGTGAAAAAGGGGAGAGAGTTATAA
- a CDS encoding ABC transporter ATP-binding protein, whose translation MIKCENIYKSYSTGGVETEVLKDVSFSINDGEFIAIIGPSGSGKSTLMHILGALDIPTSGKYYLGGKDVSALSEDELARIRKEKIGFVFQAFNLLSRATVLRNVMLPLVYAEIPAEQREKKAREALTQAGLAESHFSHLSNQLSGGQMQRVAIARALVNNPAIILADEPTGNLDSKTGDVVLETFRSLNAQGRTIILITHEQYVAEHADRIIMIKDGMIVSDRKNDHRRINGIK comes from the coding sequence ATGATTAAATGTGAAAATATATACAAATCATATAGCACCGGCGGCGTTGAAACCGAAGTTCTTAAAGATGTTTCTTTTTCTATTAATGACGGCGAATTTATCGCCATTATCGGTCCGTCCGGTTCAGGCAAGTCAACTTTAATGCATATTCTAGGCGCGCTGGATATTCCGACCAGCGGCAAATATTATTTAGGCGGCAAAGACGTTTCGGCTTTATCCGAAGATGAGTTGGCGCGGATAAGAAAAGAAAAAATCGGCTTTGTTTTTCAAGCCTTTAATTTATTATCCCGCGCGACGGTGTTGCGCAATGTCATGCTGCCTTTGGTTTACGCCGAGATACCGGCCGAACAGCGCGAAAAAAAGGCTAGAGAAGCTTTAACGCAAGCCGGTTTGGCTGAATCGCATTTCAGCCATCTTTCCAACCAGCTGTCCGGCGGGCAAATGCAAAGAGTGGCTATTGCCCGGGCTTTAGTCAATAATCCGGCTATAATTTTAGCCGACGAGCCGACCGGCAATTTGGATTCAAAAACCGGCGATGTGGTTTTGGAAACTTTTCGCAGTTTAAACGCGCAAGGCCGGACGATTATATTAATTACCCATGAACAATACGTGGCCGAGCACGCGGATAGGATAATTATGATTAAGGACGGGATGATTGTGAGCGACAGAAAGAATGATCACAGGAGAATAAATGGCATAAAATAA
- a CDS encoding RNA polymerase sigma factor — protein MINNEQAQKLSDEEIARLSLENRDYFLLIINRYKEKLLRYVRRLSNISSEDADDLLQEIFLKVYLNLNDFDEDLKFSSWIYAIARNQTISHYRKLKVRAEGHAVAIDDKNFKEIMSDFDIKKDMDTGYLRENILKILDKLDGKYREILILKFFEEKDYREISDIIKRPVGTVGSLMNRAKAEFRKKLIGQNIKL, from the coding sequence ATGATTAATAATGAGCAAGCGCAAAAATTAAGCGACGAAGAAATCGCGCGGTTAAGCCTGGAAAATCGGGATTATTTTTTATTGATTATCAACCGCTATAAAGAAAAATTGTTAAGATATGTCCGGCGGCTGTCTAATATAAGTTCTGAAGACGCGGACGATTTATTGCAGGAAATTTTTTTGAAAGTTTATTTGAATCTTAATGATTTTGACGAAGATTTAAAATTTTCCTCCTGGATTTACGCGATCGCCCGCAACCAAACGATCAGCCATTATCGCAAGCTTAAAGTCAGGGCCGAGGGGCACGCGGTGGCGATTGATGATAAAAATTTTAAAGAAATCATGTCTGATTTTGACATTAAAAAAGACATGGACACGGGCTATTTAAGAGAGAATATTTTAAAGATTTTAGATAAGCTGGACGGAAAATACCGCGAAATCTTAATATTGAAATTTTTTGAAGAAAAAGATTATCGGGAAATTTCCGATATTATCAAGCGGCCGGTCGGCACGGTCGGCTCGCTGATGAATAGAGCTAAAGCGGAGTTTAGGAAAAAATTAATCGGGCAGAATATTAAATTATAA
- the nusG gene encoding transcription termination/antitermination protein NusG yields the protein MAKQTLNQGRRWYVLHTYSGYEENVSQNLKQRIESMDMENKIYNILIPTEKKIKIKNGKRKIIEEKIFPGYVLVEMIVNDDSWYVVRNTPNVTGFIGTGTIPTPISEHEIKDLQKRMGVEEPKFKIDVSINSPVRIIDGPFKNLEGKVADIDEAKGKIKVVVSMFGRETPVELDFLQIKKI from the coding sequence ATGGCTAAACAAACATTAAATCAAGGCCGGCGCTGGTACGTTTTACACACTTATTCCGGTTATGAAGAAAACGTCTCGCAGAATTTAAAACAAAGAATCGAATCCATGGACATGGAAAATAAGATTTATAATATTTTAATCCCTACGGAAAAAAAGATTAAAATTAAAAACGGCAAACGGAAAATCATTGAAGAAAAAATCTTTCCCGGCTACGTTTTAGTGGAAATGATCGTTAACGACGATTCCTGGTACGTAGTCAGGAATACGCCTAACGTCACCGGCTTTATCGGCACCGGCACTATTCCGACCCCGATCTCGGAACATGAAATAAAAGATCTGCAAAAACGCATGGGCGTTGAAGAGCCTAAATTTAAAATTGACGTTTCAATCAATTCGCCGGTGCGGATCATTGACGGGCCGTTTAAAAATTTAGAAGGCAAAGTGGCCGACATTGACGAGGCTAAAGGCAAAATCAAAGTCGTGGTTTCCATGTTCGGCCGAGAAACTCCGGTGGAGCTTGATTTCTTACAAATTAAGAAAATATAA
- the secE gene encoding preprotein translocase subunit SecE produces MDKIINYIKASIEEMKKVAWPTKKETYNYTLLVIFISVGVALFLGLLDLIFTKGLEYLIINK; encoded by the coding sequence ATGGATAAAATAATCAATTACATCAAAGCCTCAATTGAAGAAATGAAAAAAGTCGCTTGGCCGACTAAAAAAGAAACCTATAATTATACTTTGCTGGTGATTTTTATCAGCGTGGGAGTGGCTTTGTTTTTGGGCCTTCTAGACCTCATTTTTACCAAAGGCCTGGAATATTTAATTATCAATAAATAA
- a CDS encoding efflux RND transporter periplasmic adaptor subunit produces the protein MTQRIFSAIKNHKIIAFFMILIISGGGYYGYNKYKAGNIQPSYITSAVEQGTLITSVSSSGQISASNQVDVKAKVSGDIAKIAVVSGQEVKSGGLIAQIDARDAYKTVRDAQSSLQSAQLAMDKLKQAASANSLSQAENSVASAQTSLDKLKLSQPIDYQNGKDSLQNAQTNLGKAYSDAFNDISNTFLSLPDMVVSLDDILHSEEISASEASLDIGQINTAVLLNSTFEYGIDRSKIISYQAGAENDYAAALKVYDLAYQDFKNASIYSAPQAVENLLDKTFTAAKAIAQAVKSENNYLTTWSDFRVLRDQSVFTQVTAYKTDLAAYAGQTNTFLSNLLSAQAAIKTYKDAIAAANNNLKTLTQNQPLDLAASENSLREKQAALAELKGGADPLDIKSQELSLQQKRNALYDAQIALADYAVKAPFDGIIAAVNLKAGDSASGAIATIMTKQRIAEISLNEVDAAKIKIGDKATLTFDALDGLSISGQAAEIDSLGTVTQGVVTYNVKIVFDTQDDRVKSGMSVNATIITGVKTDVLMAPNSAVKTDANGGSYVQTLDSAGQPQNITVQIGLANDANTEIISGLNEGDKVITQTITSGAAKTTTAQTGNGGGIRIPGIGGGR, from the coding sequence ATGACACAAAGAATTTTTAGCGCTATTAAGAATCATAAAATAATCGCTTTTTTTATGATTTTAATAATTAGCGGCGGCGGTTATTACGGCTATAATAAATATAAGGCTGGCAATATCCAGCCAAGCTATATTACTTCAGCCGTTGAGCAAGGCACTTTAATCACCTCGGTTTCTTCCAGCGGCCAGATTTCCGCTTCCAACCAAGTTGATGTTAAAGCCAAAGTTTCCGGCGATATTGCTAAAATTGCCGTCGTCAGCGGACAGGAAGTTAAGAGCGGAGGGCTAATCGCGCAGATTGACGCTAGAGACGCTTATAAAACGGTTAGAGACGCTCAATCCAGTTTGCAAAGCGCTCAATTGGCCATGGATAAATTAAAGCAGGCGGCTAGCGCTAATTCCCTTTCGCAAGCCGAGAATTCGGTTGCCAGCGCCCAAACCAGCTTGGATAAACTTAAATTGTCCCAGCCGATTGATTATCAAAACGGCAAAGATTCTTTGCAAAATGCCCAAACTAATTTAGGTAAAGCCTATAGCGACGCTTTTAATGATATTTCTAATACTTTTTTAAGTTTGCCCGACATGGTTGTTTCGCTGGATGATATTCTTCATAGCGAGGAAATAAGCGCCAGCGAGGCTTCTTTAGACATCGGGCAAATAAATACCGCCGTGCTTTTAAATTCAACTTTTGAATATGGAATCGATCGGTCAAAAATTATATCATATCAGGCAGGCGCGGAAAATGATTACGCGGCGGCTCTTAAGGTTTACGATCTGGCTTATCAAGATTTTAAAAATGCCAGTATTTATTCAGCGCCTCAAGCCGTGGAAAATCTGCTGGATAAAACATTCACGGCCGCTAAAGCGATTGCCCAAGCGGTCAAGAGCGAAAACAATTATTTAACCACTTGGTCCGACTTTCGCGTTCTAAGGGACCAGTCTGTTTTTACTCAAGTTACTGCCTATAAAACTGATTTGGCGGCCTACGCCGGCCAGACTAATACATTTTTATCAAATTTGTTGTCGGCGCAGGCGGCTATTAAAACTTATAAAGACGCCATCGCCGCGGCTAACAATAATTTAAAAACATTAACCCAAAATCAGCCTTTGGATTTAGCCGCCTCTGAAAATAGCTTAAGAGAAAAACAAGCCGCGCTGGCTGAATTGAAAGGCGGCGCCGATCCGTTGGATATCAAATCGCAGGAATTGTCGCTCCAGCAAAAACGCAACGCGCTTTATGACGCGCAAATTGCTTTAGCCGATTATGCCGTTAAAGCTCCGTTTGACGGCATAATCGCCGCGGTTAATTTAAAAGCGGGCGATTCGGCGTCAGGCGCCATCGCTACGATTATGACTAAGCAGCGCATCGCGGAAATTTCTTTAAATGAAGTTGACGCGGCTAAGATAAAAATAGGCGATAAGGCGACGCTTACTTTTGACGCGCTTGACGGACTTAGCATCAGCGGCCAAGCCGCGGAAATTGATTCGCTGGGCACGGTAACCCAGGGCGTGGTTACCTATAATGTAAAAATTGTTTTTGACACGCAAGACGACCGCGTTAAGTCAGGCATGAGCGTTAACGCGACTATTATTACAGGCGTTAAAACCGACGTTTTGATGGCGCCTAACTCGGCGGTTAAAACCGATGCTAACGGTGGCAGTTATGTTCAGACGCTTGATTCAGCCGGCCAGCCGCAGAACATTACGGTTCAGATCGGCCTGGCCAATGATGCTAATACGGAAATAATCAGCGGCTTGAATGAAGGCGATAAAGTTATCACCCAGACAATAACTTCCGGCGCGGCTAAAACCACGACAGCACAAACCGGCAATGGCGGAGGCATAAGAATACCGGGCATCGGCGGCGGCCGTTAA
- the rplA gene encoding 50S ribosomal protein L1: MTKKTKATVEYDVNKAYPIAEAVELTKKLSKTKFDASLEIHFRLGIDTKKGEQQVRLAVSLPNGTGKTIKVAAFVTPAKEEETRKAGADYVGGEELINEIKKTEKTDFQVAVAEPAMMKNLSSIAKILGTRGLMPSPKNETVTPNPAKAVLELKKGKISLKNDDTGNVHVAIGKISFETGKLTQNFETLLEAIRKAKPATSKGIYIKKAYISSTMGPGIKIAL; the protein is encoded by the coding sequence ATGACAAAAAAAACTAAAGCCACGGTTGAATATGACGTCAATAAAGCTTATCCGATCGCGGAAGCCGTTGAATTGACCAAAAAATTATCTAAAACAAAATTTGACGCTTCGCTGGAAATCCATTTCCGCTTGGGCATTGACACTAAAAAAGGCGAACAGCAAGTCAGACTGGCCGTTTCCCTGCCTAACGGCACGGGCAAAACCATTAAAGTGGCGGCTTTTGTCACCCCGGCCAAAGAAGAAGAAACCCGTAAGGCCGGCGCTGATTATGTCGGCGGCGAAGAATTGATTAACGAAATTAAAAAAACCGAGAAAACCGATTTCCAGGTAGCCGTAGCTGAACCGGCCATGATGAAAAATTTATCATCAATCGCTAAAATTTTAGGCACCCGCGGCCTGATGCCTTCGCCTAAAAACGAAACTGTTACGCCTAACCCGGCTAAAGCCGTTCTGGAACTGAAAAAAGGCAAAATAAGCTTAAAAAATGACGATACCGGCAATGTGCACGTGGCTATCGGCAAAATTTCTTTTGAGACCGGCAAATTAACGCAAAATTTTGAAACGCTTTTAGAAGCGATCAGAAAAGCCAAACCGGCGACTTCCAAGGGCATCTATATCAAAAAAGCTTACATCAGCTCAACTATGGGTCCGGGGATAAAAATCGCTTTATAA
- a CDS encoding slipin family protein: MPSLLYVLFFIIVFIVLPGFKVVQQYEKGVVFFLGKIISVREPGLNWIIPYFQWMRKVDFRTMTMPIPPQKIITKDNVSVDISAVAYFKVIDAIKSIVAIENVRQAIDQIAQTTVRNIVGRFQLDEVLSERDAINKEIRIVLDAHTEPWGVVVELVEIKDIELPENMQRAMAKQAEAEREKRSKIIAAEGELLASEKLGQAADIMAEHPIALQLRNLQTLAEISIEKNSTIIFPAQLMNTVEDIKKFIVKEQATKN; this comes from the coding sequence ATGCCATCATTATTGTATGTCCTGTTTTTTATCATCGTCTTCATTGTTTTGCCAGGTTTTAAAGTGGTCCAGCAGTATGAAAAAGGCGTGGTATTTTTCCTGGGAAAAATTATCTCGGTCAGAGAGCCGGGCTTAAACTGGATCATCCCGTATTTTCAATGGATGCGCAAAGTTGATTTCAGGACCATGACCATGCCGATCCCGCCGCAAAAAATCATTACTAAAGACAACGTCTCGGTGGATATCTCGGCTGTGGCTTATTTTAAAGTTATTGACGCCATAAAAAGCATCGTGGCCATAGAAAACGTGCGCCAGGCCATTGACCAAATCGCGCAAACCACGGTCAGAAATATTGTCGGACGCTTTCAATTGGACGAAGTTTTATCCGAGCGAGACGCCATCAATAAAGAAATCCGCATAGTTTTAGACGCCCATACCGAACCTTGGGGCGTAGTCGTAGAACTCGTAGAAATAAAAGATATTGAACTGCCGGAAAACATGCAGCGCGCCATGGCTAAACAGGCCGAAGCCGAAAGAGAAAAGCGCTCTAAAATCATCGCGGCCGAAGGCGAACTCTTAGCCTCGGAAAAATTAGGCCAAGCCGCCGACATTATGGCCGAGCACCCGATCGCCCTGCAATTAAGGAACTTACAGACTCTGGCCGAAATCAGCATTGAAAAAAATTCCACCATCATTTTCCCGGCGCAGCTAATGAACACGGTTGAAGACATAAAAAAATTCATCGTCAAAGAGCAAGCGACGAAAAATTAA